The genomic region cctcctctctaaaatggataaataaaatcttaaaatattgaaAGCATTAAAAACTAGTTTCACAGTCATAGAGCCtggctcgattcccagccaaggcacacaggaaaagtgcccatctgcttctccaccttccccctttccttcctctctgcctcttcgccacctgtagccaaggctccattggagcaaagttggcccgggcgctaaggatggctctatggcctccacctcaggcactatggCTCCAAACACAATGGaggaacgccccagatgggcagagcatcgccccctggtgggcatgcccagtggctcccggtcgggcgcttgtgggagtctgtctacctcgccgcttctaacttcggaaaaatacaaacaaaacaaaacaaaaactagtttcaactctaaatatattttcttttatgcattATTCTATCACTTTTTACTGAGAGATTTCTAATAGCTGGAAGTACTGCCACCAGAAGGTGCTTTGGATATTGAATCCTTATGATTTTATCTCACTTTACAGGACACAGGAAAACAGATAGTTAGGCTGCAAAAAGAGAATACTGAAGtaatataattctataattaagCAATTTTCTTTTAGCCCAgttgaaaatatatactttagaGTTTAATGAGCTTTCATGAGAGCTTACTGTCTTTTACctacttatatataaataattttttctatactgaaCAAAAATACTTACCACAGAACACCATACAAAATGGTAAAACTGGATAGATGAACCTGAATTCTTTGTGGCTCAACAtgctataatagaaaaaaatattttctcatattacATTATACTTTGAGAAATTCATGTCTTTAAAATGAACTATAATTAAGGTGACCTGTCTTCTACGTACTGAGACTGAATTGTATGCTTCAGGAATCAGTGTCATTTTATTTAGTTACAAGGTGATGATGTGTTAAAGTGATCCTAACATTTGATGTCAATGTCTAAAATAGATTACATTATGTAAAAGGGATTTCTAATACCAATCCACATAAGTCATATTACTCAAATTTGGAATAAAGatgtatacattttcattttaaaatattatttctctgaTCCTTCAATACTTAAACTTTTGAtagtttctgttttttaagaGCTAGTAAAATTTAACTTCTTAAAAACAATGCAATACTTGTTAAGTAAACTGTACATATCCAAAGTATTCTGAGCTTCAGTGTAATTACTACCTTTTTTGTCTGCTAAATAATCCCAATGAACTAATAATAGTTAATGTATCTCCAAAAGGTAACAGTTTACTTTTTGAAGAATTTAATCTTAATTTcattatcaataaataaactcataCCTGTAAACTAAAAGTGTCCACAGCACAGTAACCAAAAGTATCCGGTACCTCTTTGGGGCTAGAAAGCAGCCATGAATAAAGAAGGGTAGGTGAGTACCCAACACAACTGGAAATCCTTGACTGAAGTACCAGTGCCATGGATGAGAACCATAAAATGTTCCCAAATTCTGTAGCACGTTAAATTTCAAGAAATTATATTGAACCAGAGTCCACTGACATAgttgaaggaaagagaaacagaaatgtgTTAGTGCCTAGTATAAATCTTTGACAGGGAATTTGGCAGAATCTTGACATTAAATCAGTAATAGAGTCTAAAACCAAACCATAGTTTACACTAACTAATCTGATTAATGACCTATGaaatcatttttatgttctagtaTTAATGTGTTCGTTAATTTGTAAAACACTAGATTTTTGAGATTCAAGTAATTATGAATAAACATTCAAATTCTGACAATGTAAGTTTTACATGCAGTTAGAGCTAAAGAGAACACAAAAGTAAATTTTGAGAGTATGTATGTGGAATACCCACATTAAAAATTTCATTCTAGTGCTTTATATCACACATTAACTAGTAAGATAAAGCTTTGGAAACATTATAATTTGAATTATGGTACAAAGCAGGTAATAGCAACAGCAGCAGCTAACATTAAGTGCTCACTTGTGCCAGGCACCATTGTAAGCATTGTCCATGcacaatctcatttaatcctccaacCTGATGAGACAGGTACAATTATCTTCCGATTAACTGTCAAGAAAGGTacataacttgtccaaggtcacacaactaataATGAGGGCACAAGGCTTCAAACTGTGGCAATCTGATTCCAGAACCCATTAAGTGACTTAACAACAGTAAACTTAAAAACAAGAGTCAGAAGATTAAAATGTTAAAGCAAATGTTTGAAGAATAGAGTATTTAGGTTAATTTGAATTCTGAGGCCgactaaatcattttttaaaaaatttagtttttattgctaTAAACctgataaaaatacttaaaaaatggaCTCTTGAATTTCAATTAGAAATACACAATTCTGTTACATAGAAAGCACACCAAATTGAACCAAAGGCATATGCtagcagtttttaaaatgtatgccgTATCATTTAAAACAATCACTGAGACCATGGTCCCAAatattcatgaattaaaaaatcagGTTGAGCTTTTAGTGTAATAAATGGTTAGACTGAAAATAACTTAGTAGTTTACTTACTTGACCAAAAAACATACGATCAATTATCAGAGACCAACTCAAAGTGAcaaatctgaaaaataatatgGATGATTAACTTTCTGAACTTACTGAAAATCCAATGTCAGCATATGGTTTTCCAAGTGCCTTTCGTCAAAGCTACTTAAAAGccactttaaaaattctttagttTCATATACTAAATATGGATTTACACATTTTCAAAGATCGTTCATTACATAAGCTTCATtgaagcaaacttaaaaaataacactGCATTACCTATTGCTGCGTAACATCACCCCAAAACTTTGCAACTTAAAACTATGAACATTTATAGCATTATCTCACAGTTCAGTGATGTCCCAAATTCTCAAGggtatgtaaaaaataaacagaaataggtCTGCATATATTAGAAATTTTCTTAAGCataattaaagattttttctatatttagacACTATTCTTGTCCGGATATGCAACTGGTTATTTTAAAAACGTGCTCCCTATATAAAAGGCTGTTAGATGGTTCAAATCTGAGGCCAACTCTGTGCATCTAGGATTTGAGTATAAAACTAATAAGATCTGCGAATCACATTTGTTACACACAATTACAAAGTGTaatttttacatgcattatcttatttGTTCCTATATGAAGACTTAAAAATATCACTATTCTAAGAGACAGAATACATTCATCCCATATGTATTAATAACTGTTTTGGATACTCTACTATGTACTTGCGTTAAGTCTGATCCTAGGAGCTCAAAATATAGTTAGAAGACCTTCcacaaaatgaaaacatgtaCATTGACTAGATCCAAGAATTTTGAAAATCAGGAGGTAATGTGAACACCCATTATAAGTTACAAAGCTTTGTACAAATGTAAAAGAATCAAGTATCTCTAAAATATAACTGAGAAATATTTCGAAAATAAAGCATAGGAAAGTTCTAAGAAACACTGCAAAAATCCTCTCATTTAAGCAAATTAAAATACTTATAGTTAATCAGaatcataaatattaaaatgcaaatttagaAATACAGTTTCCTTGGTCTCACAATGATAATTGCTATTAGAAGATATAATAATTGACAAAAAGGTATAAAATcttgtttataatatataatttagaggttattaaaattaacatacagcTTGTAGAAATACTCACCCAACAGGTAAAAACTGATGTAGAATAAGATCAGGCTTTCTCTGTTCTTGCCAGAAATGTCTGAAGAGCAAGGGTATCCATGGAATGACAGCTGTGGGACGAATAATGAAGGCAAGTGCCACTAGGGATGAATACTTGACACTAAAAACAAGGAAAATGTATTGTTGAGACAACTAGGAAATAAGTTTAGAAGTTATCTACTATttacactgatttaaaaaaataaagaacattttccTTTTGGTATAaatagctgtgtgaacttgggaagtttcttttattttctggctGTTaatttttctcatccataaaaagaGATAATACCTAACGTCTTTTCCAGCTCTAATATCCCAATTTTAGTATTTTGAAATTGGCAAATGTGTCTATTGGTCTTGTTTGCTGAAAGTTGAGTTTAACACTACGACTCTGCCAGTTGCTTTCCTGATAGAAAAATGATTAAGTCTCTCGTAAGAATACAAAGGTCACAcaaaaccattctttttttttttttaattcattttagagaggagaaagaaagggagagagagagagacagagggagagagagaggagagacagagagagaaggtggggaggagctggaagtatcaactcccatatgtgtcttgaccaggcaagcccagggtttcgaaccggcgacctcagcatttccaggtcgacgctttatccactgcgccaccacaggtcagggcaaaAACATTCTCTAAGAAAGAAAAGtgcatttaaagaaatattaggatTATTTAGGCTAGGATGGGCTCTCTAGTCCTTATGATTTTGTTTTGAAAGTCAGCTGCTAATTTTATCCAGCTGAAAGATGTGTATGTACAACTGATTAAAAGCCTGCTATAAAACCTGTATGATCATGGATAGAAATGTGGATTTTTACTATTAAGACTTCTTTCAATAAATGGCTGGAAAAGATTATGTGATAATTTAATCATGGACTCCAGGCTAGAAATATACCTAGCCCTACTAAAAACTGAAAGCTAGCAAAAGGAAAACAACTTTATTATACTATTATGTACCTATTAACTAATAAATAATTGTAAAGAATTTctaatgttggtgaggatgtaacAGCAgagatttaaaatacaaatgcttACAtagctaaataataaaaatgaatgatgtAGAGACtgtgtagggcaggggtcgggaacctttttggctgagagagccatgaacgccacatattttaaaatgtaattccgtgagagccatacaacgacccatgtacattacgcactatccaataaaaatttggtgttgtcccggaggacagctgtgattggctccagccaccccaaccatgaacatgagtggtaggaaatgaatggattgtaatgcatgagaatgttttatatttttaacgttattttttttattaaagatttgtctgcgagccagatgcagccatcaaaagagccacatctggcttgtgagccataggttcctgacccctggtgttGGGATTCTGATATTGTTATGAAGGAATCCTAACCCAAAATGTTGTTAGACCTTCTACTTTTTTTCAAGAGAAACCAGAAACTCAGATATTAGGTAAGATCATCCAATTTTGCAACTTCGTCAAATGAAATAGAACATAAATGTGGCTTGGTCTGACTTGCAGACAGCCTAATTCTAACTTCTATGTTAGTGAAACTCCTTAGAGGATAACCAAATGTATATTTCTAGTCCTAACCTCACTCCAATTTTCAGATTTGGACTTCTTACTCTTTTCTGAATATTTCTACATAGATCTCTTAGTGGCATTCAGAATCAAAGCGGCTAAAAAAGCCTCACAATTTTCCCTCAAACCTCTTCAATGTCTAGTATGTACTATAAGTTAATAGTATCACTCAGTTTCTAAGTCTTAAAATTTGGAATCAAATAGCAACTTCTTATCCATACATCCATTTTGTTTCCCATTCCCACTGCCATCATTTTACATCAAGTCCTGTCATTAGTCTAGAATCTTTTCAAAGTCATTGTAGtcgtttttttttgtattgcccAGAAATGTCCATTTACTTAATGTCAACATCACTGTTATCAGCAatacttactgagcacttacAATAGGTGCTGTGctatatatatcatttataataCTTGCATTTTAAAGAGTTTACAAAATGTCATTTATTGTTAGTCCAGGAATAAAATAGTACCTGTCATGGAAAAAATGCTTATACAGTGGTCATTTGTTCCACATGACCTTCCTTTCCTGACTGAATCAGGGAAGGGCATCTGAGCCCAGGCAACCAATCTAAGACTGGTCAGTAGGAAAGTCATGTGCAAATAGGGACCTTTAACAAACCTAATCAAAGTGAATGTCAGGCACACAGAAAGTTGGGCAACTGGTAATGAGAACAGGAGTGGACAGAGAAACTGGCTAAGCCTCAAAACGTTGGATGACTAAAACAGTAATTCATAGGCTGGGCATTCTGCATAACCTAATTCATTTGTGTGGCTGagatattctgtatttttcttccaGGCCTGGACACAGGGCTAAGATACctattttccttattttcactttttgccTTGTAATAAAGTCCTCACCATATAGATAACTGAATGCCTGTTCTTACAGTCAAGAGTCTAATACAGAAATGATCTTAATTTCATCCTTGCAACCACCTTTTTATATAGGAAGAATGGATACTAGCTTCTTAATTAGACTCACATTTTGTGCTCTCCCTTTCAGTATATCCTAAATACAGCCACTACAAGAGAATTCTTTCTAAATCAGATATGACTGCCATGCTTGTCAAAAGCCTCCAATAGTTCTCTACAATCTGAAGTTCAAATTCTAGAGAAGGGCAAAGTGCCTTTTCAGCCTCCCCCCCCTTACTCTTCTCCCATGCATCCTGCCACACAGCAGAGTACTGGCTAACCTGCCCAGAGCACACTGAAGTGCCTCGACAGCTTCGTGCCTTTGCTCACATTATTCCCTTGGCTTGCTATGTGCTTCCCCAGTTTATATGTATATGCCCAAATCAGGTCCATGTATTTTCCTCCTGTAATAAATTCTACTCTCCTCTACTCTTCACCTACTCCCCGTGCAGGGAGGCTGATCTGTATGGACTCTAGCAATGGGCTATCTTGCTTTCTGATTGGCTTTGGCTAATTGGAGAATTGAGGAGTCACATCAGGGTATTTTCTTCTCCCAGTGCTCTCCTTCCTATGACTAAAGGCTGTCTGTGTCTCCTGTTGGGACCCTCTCAAAGTTACAGCTCTGCATGGATTCTAGCAACTGTTTCCTCTCCTTGCTCCCTGGGGCCAAAGGGTAATATAAACTTCCTGCTGAGATGAGTCTTGGGAGACTATGGTCTCCCCTTACTGGCTTTTCTAAACATTGTCTACGCTTTGGTAAATGGTCTTTTTATTAACCTCTCCTTAGTTACCCATTTTGAGTATATCTGTTTCCTACTGAAATAAAGTTATCAACTGAAACTTCGTGGTTCTCATAACCTTCATAAACAATAGGGAATACAGTTTCCACTGGAAATTACAATATGttgatatttaagattttttcaaaagcatgctttagatttttgtatattaacagTAATACATCTCACCTGTTCATTGATTTTGACCCTTCCAAAGGGTAGTAGAAAAGAGCAATTATAGTGAGAACAGTTTCCATGGTGTTTGTAAGAGTTCTGGTACAGCAATACCATGTGAACCAAGAGCATAACTGGCAAAAGAACTTAAGAACAATTATAAGCAAACATATATGGAATGGGAAATGGCAAAGTTTAACTAGTGTTATCTTCTCTGGAAAATAGCAAGCAAGTCTTAAATACTGCAAAGATCATATCAAAAGATAAGTAATGTTAAAAGTAGGCATGCCCAAACattgtttttaagaatttatgtCAAATACAGGACTGTGatatcatatttatatttgttaaaattaagaagtttatacattcagaaacatttttatggcattgtattttatttaaatcttactTCCTGTGAATAAAACACAGAACACAGATAATTTGGTCATATAGTTTACAGAAGATTGAAATTCAAAACTATATtcctcaattcccagtcagtatTCCTCAGATTGTCCTATTTACTGacaagtaattttttattgatcttGGTTTGGAATGTTCTAATTCTTGATGAAAAATTAAGACAACACGAGGAAAGAAACCTATTGGGagacataattaaattttaatttggaaattGACTAAATTAATAAGtcaatttttggaagaatatGCAAACAGAAGCATGATTACATTTAAGTCCACAAAACAACTATCTTAAAAGAAGCTTGTTAGTACATGCAAGGGTGCTGGACAGGTATACtagcttcctctctctttaaatataGCCTTTAAAACTTGTTTCCAATTTTTGTGGTGTTAAAAGCTTTCCTAAACTAGAATAACCTAGTGCTGCTACTTTGGAGGAGGGATTTCAAAAGCATTACGCCTTTGCAATTTTACGTTGAACCTTCAGCAGTGTATATAAGCACAAAATAGACTCTCTTTATCTTGGAATCAATTAGCAAGGGCTCATTTTAATGCAAATCAACACTACCTGCAGAAATATGTCCTGTTAATCTTTAGTACATTgttaatatttatgaataattataaattatattccaGAAATGTGTTGGTAAAGTGGTTACTTGGAATTTGGAATATATTGtccaataaaaacagtaaaaaagggTAGTAAGATTTCACAgctggctcaaataaacttaccTAAATGGGAAAACCCATTCAAGATCTGAATGGGAGATCAGGAATCTATCTCCCCACTGTGAAATAAGCGAAATGACAAAAGACAGCCTTCTACCACATTCTCTGCTTTACTGTTTCAAACACTCAAGCCAGAGGTGCGCAAAGTGCTTCAGTGAAAAGGTATTTCTCAGGCTGAGTCTCGGTAGCCAGAGGAATAGTGAAATAGGTTGTAAATGGCTGAGGTAACTTGCAAGGCAAGCAAGGAGTTAGAACTGTTCCTACTGAATTTTATGTAAAGTGAGGCAAGGACTCTGAGAGTTTGGAGTGAAGGTGCTTCCAAAGGTTGTCTCCTAGGGTTCAGCCTCTCACAGGGTTTGAGGGCATCAGTGCCTTCTATTGTCTAGGACCCACTCAGGAGAGACTGTGTGTGCCACTTGCATTCACTGTTCTTAATTATGGAAGTGCCTCTAGAAAGGTGTATGAATTATCTTCTGAAACTGGTTTGGGAATCGATTTTATTCATGTGTCTCATGCTCTTAGGAATGAAATAACtggcatatagtttttaaagtgattttgGACTTACCACCCATCTTGCTACTTGCTGATTTTCTAGTTGCTTCATTAATGAGTAAAGCCTCAAGTCGGCTATAGCAGACAGAAGTGCTTGGGCAAGTCTAGGAATCCAAATCTTCATtagatgggaaaaaaaaagttaacatctGTTGATTCATACCGAATTATCATAAATCAACAAGCTAATCCAACTACCAATTGAAAGCCATTCTTAGCACAAGAGGACATTACCTGATTATGAGGTTTAGAACTAGAGATATTGATCctgtataaataaaactttttgaagAGCTGTCATATAgcaatcttaattttaaaagaaggtaGATTTTAGCTCAACACAAAAATTAGTGAAGCTATAAATTCTGTTATTAGTGCTCTTCTCCAGACAGTTAAGATACCATCGTTTTCCAAGTTATGCTAAGGACCtaataagaattaaataatgGTATCATATGGTTTCGGGAAAGTACAAAGTAGTGGTGTGGGGTAAAGAGGACAAGGAACATTTCAGGGGTAAATCTTGAGGACCAAGCCTGTAAGATGGCAGCTGACCATTCTATATTCCTGTTCTTTAAGCTCCCGATTCATCCTTTAAGCTCCAGGAGCCAGTGCCCTTGCACCATGTTCTGATTATTCAAAGCCATTGTGGCACCCCAGCAGATCTCCCTTCTTATCCTCTTTCTTCTCACATTTTCTAAGCCAGCGTCCAGCCGAAATAGAATGTGCATGCCATACGCAATTAAAAATTTCTTGTAGCCaaattaaagagtaaaaaaatcgCCATTGGGTAAAAtgaattttagttattttgtttaacccaaaatatctaaaatattatttcaacattttaatcaatataaaaagtatagaaatattttacattcttatgTTATACTAGGTCTTTGGCATCTAATATGCACTTTACACTTACAGTACTTCTCAATTTGGACTAGTCACAAGTATTTAATAACCACACATGGCTAGTGGGTACTGTACTGTGCAGCTCTAAGGCATCCTTCATTTTGTGCACACACCTTACGCTGTTTAGAGAGAAGAGATCTGGAAGGAGCGTTAGGCTGTGAATAAGTAGACCTTGGATATAGTTTTAGCTCTGCTTTTACTATGCTGTGACTTTGGTCTATGTACTTCTCTGACCACTTCTAGTTCAAAATTATAtcacctttatttaaaataatcaatctGAGGGTATGAATGACTGATAGCATGCTGATGTTTCTCCACTTGGAAAGTGACCAGGTGCTTTTATGGGAGGAGTGGTGGCACAGGGTGGGGATGGAGACCAGGGGTTTCCTTTAAACTGCAAAATGGCCAGGTGGGTCAGTGACAGGTGGAAGGCAGTGGACAGGTCTtggaggaagaggaagttttTCTATCTTGATGACCCCTTTATGTATAATATAGCCTACTTCCTGGGATATAAGGCATCCTTGATGACATTATATGTATCTGCCTGTGGTTCCAGACTTTATGGATACCCTGCATGATCTATAAGCCAGTGGGTAGCtctgagaagagaaaagagaattcaCAGCTCCTAAATTCTACCTGTGCCAACGAGAGAAAACTTACTGTTTAGGCTAGTTCTATGAGAGGCATCAGTTTCACAAGTCTAATCCTTGTTCCTCAGTAATGGGGAATCAAACATCATCGCAAAGAGGAGGGTACACTCCTGTGTTTAAAAAATCCCAGAACCCCAATGTCTTTCAGACTTCAAAAAACCCCTCAGGATTGGGGCTGCCTTTGAAATTCTGGGGTACTTCCCTAACAGAAAATCGGGAAGGCCCAAAGTTCTGAGTCCAGCTTGATGACAGCTTaaatgcagtggttttcaaccgccaGTCTGTGGACCAGTGCCAGTCACAAAAGAGTTAACGACCCTGATGCATGAAGATTATAAAGCCTATAATTTGTGTTCTGGCACTGGTAGAGAAACACTGGCTTACCAGATCTTGTCAGTGAGGTTAGAGAAACTTCTGCATCACTAGTTCTTCCTTTGTATCCTTTCCCAGCAGATAATCCCAGAAACTCATGACCCAGGAATCACAACCCTATGTATTATTGATGTCTAAATACAACATAGCACAATGTGCATATCATTACATTTTTTCAAGGtagttatttctaaattttaatttcaacacTAGATTCTGGGTAtatctatttattctttataaactCATATAACATGGAATTTTGCtcacaaattaagaaaaacataataCACCCTGCCCTCAAGTGATTTTTCATGAAGGAAATATACTTCGAAAGTCTAAATAAGTAATATACAATGTAGTCATTCTGAAAATCTTAACAGGATTTCTCCCATCAGGACACTTTCATGCTCAGTCTTGTGTTTAGCACACATTGAAGAGTTACATCACAATGTCTTTGGAACCCTGTACTTCCTAGATATGGTCAGAGTTGAGCAACAGCAAAACAAACTTCATGATACCAATAATACCATTTAgttaatatatcttttaaaaaggatGAAATAAATCTACTTTTAAGAACTACGATTACTTTTATTTAAACTCACCAGCAACTGAACACTATCTTTCCCCAAAAGATGCAGTATCTTGTACATGCTTGCAAAGATTAAGGGGTAAGTGTAGCCCCTCAATCTTTCTGTCCATTCCCAGGTCAAATAACCATAATTAGTAATATTAAGGACTAATCGTAAATAGTATTGAAACAAAACCTACTttcatttcaatatatatataattactttattttttgttacagcagcttaaaaacagcattttatagtagatatttaaattaaaaaatgcaacTGGCCAACTAAACTCTTAACTTCAAGGCacaaatgtattttttacttCATAAATGTCCTCTACAGTACTGAGCACTATGGGAATATATGCTATAGGTTCAGTCAAGTACATTAACatcaaaaaaata from Saccopteryx leptura isolate mSacLep1 chromosome 6, mSacLep1_pri_phased_curated, whole genome shotgun sequence harbors:
- the PIGB gene encoding GPI mannosyltransferase 3; this translates as MEGEPSDSSLFFRGLQNRSQEKVKLRKRKSALYLSPQNSRGRRGDLLGENIYLVLFTIALRICNCFLVQTSFVPDEYWQSLEVAHHMVFDYGYLTWEWTERLRGYTYPLIFASMYKILHLLGKDSVQLLIWIPRLAQALLSAIADLRLYSLMKQLENQQVARWVFFCQLCSWFTWYCCTRTLTNTMETVLTIIALFYYPLEGSKSMNSVKYSSLVALAFIIRPTAVIPWIPLLFRHFWQEQRKPDLILHQFLPVGFVTLSWSLIIDRMFFGQWTLVQYNFLKFNVLQNLGTFYGSHPWHWYFSQGFPVVLGTHLPFFIHGCFLAPKRYRILLVTVLWTLLVYSMLSHKEFRFIYPVLPFCMVFCGYSLNHLKTWKKPALSFLFLSNMLFALYTGLVHQRGTLDVMTHIQELCYNNPNKSATSVFVMMPCHSTPFYSHVHYPVPMRFLQCPPDLTGKSQYLDEADIFYQNPLSWLYEEFHNNSTLPTYLIIFSILEEEISTFLISRNYERTAVFFHTHLPEGRTGSHIYVYERKLKGKLQKMKF